Proteins encoded together in one Thermomonospora curvata DSM 43183 window:
- a CDS encoding TetR/AcrR family transcriptional regulator, whose product MTETRSAKSEQTRALIVETALRLFRERGYEATTMRAIAKEAGVSVGNAYYYFGSKEELLQTYYDELQEAHMAACRAVLEREREFAPRLLGVLKARIDTMVPYHQFAGKFFKFAAEPTSPLNPFSAESGPARAAAIAIYREVVNGSTLKIDPDFREELPELLWLYSMGIVLYWVHDSSPGCRKTYLLVERTVPLVDKMVSMSRLPGFKSVTRELVGIIRDVRA is encoded by the coding sequence GTGACCGAGACGAGGTCGGCCAAATCCGAACAGACACGCGCGCTGATCGTGGAGACCGCGCTGCGGTTGTTCCGGGAGCGCGGGTACGAGGCGACCACCATGCGCGCCATCGCCAAGGAGGCGGGGGTCTCGGTCGGCAACGCCTACTACTACTTCGGCTCCAAGGAAGAACTGCTCCAGACCTACTACGACGAGCTGCAGGAAGCGCACATGGCCGCCTGCCGCGCGGTGCTGGAGCGCGAACGCGAGTTCGCCCCGCGGCTGCTGGGCGTGCTGAAGGCCCGCATCGACACGATGGTGCCCTACCACCAGTTCGCCGGGAAGTTCTTCAAGTTCGCCGCCGAGCCCACCAGCCCGCTCAACCCCTTCAGCGCCGAATCCGGCCCGGCCCGGGCGGCGGCCATCGCCATCTACCGCGAGGTGGTGAACGGCTCCACCCTCAAGATCGACCCGGACTTCCGGGAGGAGCTGCCCGAGCTGCTGTGGCTGTACTCGATGGGCATCGTGCTGTACTGGGTGCACGACTCCTCCCCCGGCTGCCGCAAGACCTACCTGCTGGTCGAGCGCACCGTGCCGCTGGTGGACAAGATGGTCTCCATGTCCCGGCTGCCGGGTTTCAAGAGCGTCACCCGCGAGCTGGTCGGCATCATCCGCGACGTCCGCGCCTGA
- a CDS encoding S8 family peptidase produces the protein MSEPLEPSARRTRPHIIVPRQGRDVGYRGRGGGKAPKIRAIGDPAAHVSRLTREFIQARELALEAAFELPEEIQAEGFTLCVEGWNDEPGYELALSSLDVHGLRLLTVLPAEDSRPQQALVWVPHDAAGVFLRKLEDFAAAGKNERLVANIAALRLAVLRHFWQESEPFPETEEPHWWEVWFARLPDNPDPSEQLGEVCRELGLRFHEQTLGFPERVIGLVHGSPDELGRLLTTNTVVAELRRPPVVSEILDDAELERPLAEDLQERLVPADPDSPAVCLLDTGVNAGHRLLRDSVDETRSVLASTTGADSHGHGTQMAGLSLYGDLTATLLSSGEVQLRHRLESVKIYQPNRPEISPPPPLYGALMASAASQVEIPRPGRPRVFSLPVSTLREDNDGRPSSWSAALDALSFGTDIRPTPNGLELLGRPNPAQARLFCVAAGNVRYDQTSSNFLDVCDFRSAQDPSQAWNVLTVGGYTDLTELPARPEYQNYSPLAPQGELSPHSRTARTWRELWPSKPDILMEAGNLVVDGYGPPLTAEELELITTSHRGGLTTANATSAATAQAARLCALVMDRYPALWPETVRGLLVHSAEWTRPMKAALYAKGLKKGDRVRLLRRYGWGVPTEERVLASADEDVTMIVQDEFLPFELRRGDISMRALRLHQLPWPRKRLMELAGRDVRLRITLSYFVEPNPSCRGWKQYQYPSHRLKFALKKPNESAEDFQKRISREAQEEEDNPGRRRRESDNRNWLIGPRGRERGSLHADMWTGDASELAHCGYIAIIPVGGWWKSNKRKDRLELPVRYSLLVSLTCAIPTDIYSPIATQIGIGTEITT, from the coding sequence GTGAGTGAGCCGCTCGAGCCCTCGGCCCGGCGCACCCGGCCCCATATCATCGTCCCCCGCCAGGGGCGAGACGTCGGCTACCGGGGCCGAGGAGGCGGCAAAGCCCCGAAGATCCGCGCCATCGGTGACCCCGCAGCCCACGTCTCCCGGCTCACGAGGGAATTCATCCAGGCCCGGGAACTGGCTCTAGAAGCGGCCTTCGAACTCCCCGAAGAGATCCAGGCCGAAGGATTCACCCTGTGCGTCGAGGGCTGGAACGACGAACCCGGCTATGAGCTGGCGTTGAGCAGCCTCGACGTTCATGGGCTGCGTCTGCTGACAGTGCTGCCCGCCGAGGACTCCCGGCCGCAGCAGGCGCTGGTCTGGGTGCCGCACGACGCGGCTGGCGTCTTTCTGCGCAAGCTCGAAGACTTCGCGGCCGCGGGGAAGAACGAGAGGCTGGTGGCCAACATCGCGGCGCTGCGGTTGGCGGTCCTAAGGCACTTCTGGCAGGAGAGCGAGCCGTTCCCGGAAACCGAGGAGCCGCACTGGTGGGAGGTCTGGTTCGCACGGCTACCGGACAACCCAGACCCGTCCGAGCAGCTCGGGGAGGTCTGCCGTGAGTTGGGGCTACGGTTCCATGAGCAGACTCTGGGTTTTCCGGAACGAGTGATCGGGCTCGTTCATGGCTCTCCGGACGAGCTGGGACGGTTGTTGACCACCAATACCGTGGTGGCTGAGCTTCGTCGGCCTCCAGTGGTCTCCGAGATCCTCGACGATGCAGAGCTGGAACGCCCCCTCGCCGAAGACCTGCAAGAACGCCTCGTGCCCGCCGACCCGGACAGTCCGGCGGTGTGCCTGTTGGACACCGGCGTCAATGCCGGACACCGGCTGCTGAGGGACTCCGTCGACGAGACCCGCAGCGTCCTGGCGTCGACCACCGGAGCGGACAGCCACGGCCACGGCACGCAAATGGCGGGGCTCTCGCTGTACGGTGACCTGACGGCCACATTGCTGAGCTCCGGTGAAGTACAGCTCAGACATCGACTGGAGTCGGTGAAGATCTACCAACCCAACCGCCCGGAGATAAGTCCTCCCCCGCCGTTGTACGGGGCGCTTATGGCATCGGCCGCCTCCCAAGTGGAGATCCCACGTCCCGGACGGCCCCGGGTGTTCTCGCTTCCAGTCAGCACCTTGCGCGAGGACAACGACGGCAGGCCTTCGTCATGGTCGGCAGCACTGGACGCGCTGTCCTTCGGAACGGACATCCGCCCTACTCCCAACGGGCTGGAACTGCTGGGACGTCCGAACCCGGCGCAAGCCCGGCTTTTCTGCGTCGCGGCGGGCAACGTCCGATACGATCAGACGAGTTCAAACTTCCTGGACGTCTGTGATTTCAGAAGCGCCCAGGACCCCTCCCAGGCATGGAACGTACTCACCGTCGGTGGTTACACCGATCTGACCGAGCTACCCGCCAGGCCCGAGTACCAGAATTACTCTCCGCTCGCTCCGCAGGGCGAGTTGTCGCCGCACAGCCGGACCGCCAGAACGTGGAGAGAGCTCTGGCCGTCCAAGCCGGACATCCTGATGGAGGCCGGCAATCTGGTCGTCGACGGTTACGGTCCTCCCCTCACCGCCGAGGAACTCGAACTGATCACCACATCTCACCGGGGAGGCCTCACCACAGCAAACGCCACCAGCGCGGCGACCGCCCAGGCGGCCCGGCTGTGCGCCCTGGTCATGGACCGGTATCCCGCTCTGTGGCCGGAGACTGTCCGAGGTCTGCTCGTTCACTCAGCGGAGTGGACCCGGCCCATGAAGGCGGCGCTCTACGCAAAGGGCCTCAAGAAAGGGGACCGGGTACGACTGCTGCGCCGCTACGGGTGGGGAGTGCCCACCGAGGAACGAGTCCTGGCCAGCGCGGACGAAGACGTCACGATGATCGTGCAGGATGAATTCCTGCCCTTCGAACTGCGTCGCGGCGACATCTCCATGCGAGCGCTGCGACTGCACCAACTTCCCTGGCCCCGAAAGCGGCTCATGGAACTGGCGGGCCGCGACGTGCGGCTGCGCATCACGTTGTCGTACTTCGTGGAGCCCAACCCGTCCTGCCGAGGGTGGAAGCAGTACCAGTACCCCTCCCACCGGCTCAAGTTCGCGCTGAAGAAGCCAAACGAAAGCGCCGAGGACTTCCAGAAGCGGATCAGCCGGGAGGCACAGGAGGAAGAGGACAACCCCGGCCGCAGAAGGAGAGAGTCCGACAACCGCAACTGGCTGATCGGCCCGCGAGGACGGGAACGGGGTTCCCTGCATGCAGACATGTGGACGGGCGACGCTTCTGAGCTGGCCCACTGCGGCTACATCGCGATCATCCCGGTCGGCGGCTGGTGGAAGAGCAACAAGCGCAAGGACCGGCTGGAGCTCCCGGTCCGTTACAGCCTCCTCGTCTCCCTGACCTGTGCGATCCCCACCGACATCTACAGCCCGATCGCGACCCAGATCGGCATCGGCACCGAGATCACGACCTGA
- a CDS encoding aspartate-semialdehyde dehydrogenase — MSKPTLAVVGATGAVGSVMLELLSTREDVYGEIRLVASPRSAGKKLTVRGEQLEVLALAPEVFEGVDIAMFDTPDEVSKQWAPIAAEHGAVAVDNSGAFRMDPDVPLVVPEVNAEAARNRPKGIISNPNCTTLSMIVAMGALHRRYGLRELVVASYQAASGAGQAGIDTLYDQLEKVGGNRELGVRAGDVRRAIGDDLGPFPAPLAMNVVPWAGSLKEDGWTSEEMKVRNESRKILGLPNLRVSATCVRVPVVTTHSLAVHAVFDQPVDQREAQEVLAAAPGVVLVDDPAAGEFPTPADVVGTDPTWVGRVRRSLDDPNALDLFLCGDNLRKGAALNTAQIAELVAAELTS, encoded by the coding sequence ATGAGCAAGCCCACTTTGGCCGTGGTCGGCGCGACCGGCGCCGTCGGCAGCGTGATGCTGGAGCTGCTGTCCACCCGCGAGGACGTCTACGGGGAGATCCGCCTGGTGGCCTCGCCCCGGTCGGCCGGCAAGAAGCTGACCGTGCGCGGCGAGCAGCTGGAGGTCCTGGCGCTGGCCCCCGAGGTCTTCGAGGGCGTGGACATCGCCATGTTCGACACCCCCGATGAGGTGTCCAAGCAGTGGGCCCCGATCGCCGCCGAGCACGGCGCGGTGGCGGTCGACAACTCCGGGGCCTTCCGCATGGACCCGGACGTGCCGCTGGTGGTGCCGGAGGTGAACGCCGAGGCCGCCCGCAACCGGCCCAAGGGCATCATCTCCAACCCCAACTGCACCACCCTGTCGATGATCGTGGCGATGGGCGCGCTGCACCGCCGCTACGGGCTGCGCGAGCTGGTGGTGGCCTCCTACCAGGCCGCCTCCGGCGCCGGGCAGGCCGGCATCGACACCCTCTACGACCAGCTGGAGAAGGTCGGCGGCAACCGCGAGCTGGGGGTGCGCGCCGGGGATGTGCGCCGGGCGATCGGCGATGACCTGGGGCCGTTCCCCGCGCCGCTGGCGATGAACGTGGTGCCGTGGGCGGGGTCTTTGAAGGAGGACGGCTGGACCTCCGAGGAGATGAAGGTCCGCAACGAGTCCCGCAAGATCCTGGGCCTGCCGAACCTGCGGGTCAGCGCCACCTGCGTGCGGGTGCCGGTGGTGACCACCCATTCGCTGGCCGTCCACGCGGTCTTCGACCAGCCGGTGGACCAGCGGGAGGCCCAGGAGGTGCTGGCCGCCGCCCCCGGCGTGGTGCTGGTGGACGACCCGGCGGCCGGGGAGTTCCCGACCCCCGCCGACGTGGTGGGCACCGACCCCACCTGGGTGGGCCGGGTCCGCCGCTCGCTGGACGACCCCAACGCGCTGGACCTGTTCCTGTGCGGGGACAACCTGCGCAAGGGCGCGGCGCTCAACACCGCTCAGATCGCCGAGCTGGTGGCCGCCGAGCTGACCTCCTGA
- a CDS encoding aspartate kinase: protein MALVVQKYGGSSVADAECVKRVAQRIVATKKAGNSVVVVVSAMGDTTDELIDLAEQVSPLPPARELDMLLTAGERISMALLAMAIANLGHEARSFTGSQAGVITDGSHGKARIIDVTPGRIRSALDEGAIAIVAGFQGVSQDTKDITTLGRGGSDTTAVALAAALGADVCEIYTDVDGVFTADPRIVPTARRIPRISYEEMLEMAACGAKILHLRCVEYARRYDIPIHVRSSFSQKPGTWITDSTEGSEMEQPIISGVAHDRSEAKVTVVGVPDKVGVAATIFSVLSDAGINLDMIVQNVSAAATGRTDISFTLPGTDGQTALTALNKAKDQIGFESLLYDDRIGKVSLIGAGMRSHPGVTAKFFTALADAGVNIEMISTSEIRISVIVSQDDVEAAVNAAHRAFDLDADQIEAVVYGGTGR, encoded by the coding sequence GTGGCTCTTGTCGTGCAGAAGTACGGTGGCTCCTCCGTTGCAGACGCCGAGTGCGTCAAGCGAGTCGCTCAGCGCATCGTCGCCACGAAGAAGGCGGGCAACTCCGTCGTGGTCGTGGTCTCCGCCATGGGCGACACTACGGACGAGCTGATCGACCTGGCCGAGCAGGTCAGCCCGCTGCCGCCGGCCCGCGAGCTGGACATGCTGCTGACGGCCGGGGAGCGGATCTCGATGGCCCTGCTGGCGATGGCCATCGCCAACCTGGGCCATGAGGCACGGTCGTTCACCGGCTCCCAGGCCGGTGTGATCACCGACGGCTCCCACGGCAAAGCCCGGATCATCGACGTCACGCCCGGCCGCATCCGCAGCGCCCTGGACGAGGGCGCCATCGCGATCGTGGCGGGCTTCCAGGGCGTCTCGCAGGACACCAAGGACATCACCACGCTGGGCCGGGGCGGCTCCGACACCACCGCCGTGGCGCTGGCCGCCGCTCTCGGCGCCGACGTGTGCGAGATCTACACCGACGTGGACGGGGTCTTCACCGCCGACCCGCGGATCGTGCCGACCGCCCGCCGCATCCCGCGCATCTCGTACGAGGAGATGCTGGAGATGGCGGCCTGCGGCGCCAAGATCCTCCACCTGCGCTGTGTGGAGTACGCGCGCCGCTACGACATCCCGATCCACGTCCGCTCGTCCTTCAGCCAAAAGCCCGGCACCTGGATCACCGACAGCACCGAGGGAAGTGAGATGGAGCAGCCGATCATCTCCGGCGTCGCCCATGACCGCAGCGAGGCCAAGGTCACCGTGGTGGGCGTGCCGGACAAAGTGGGCGTGGCCGCCACCATCTTCTCGGTGCTCTCCGACGCCGGGATCAACCTGGACATGATCGTCCAGAACGTGTCGGCCGCCGCCACCGGGCGCACCGACATCTCCTTCACGCTGCCCGGCACCGACGGGCAGACCGCGCTGACCGCGCTGAACAAGGCCAAGGACCAGATCGGCTTCGAGTCGCTGCTGTATGACGACCGGATCGGCAAGGTCTCGCTGATCGGCGCCGGGATGCGCTCGCACCCCGGGGTCACCGCCAAGTTCTTCACCGCGCTGGCCGACGCCGGCGTCAACATCGAGATGATCTCCACCTCGGAGATCCGCATCTCGGTGATCGTTTCCCAGGACGATGTGGAGGCCGCGGTCAACGCCGCCCACCGGGCCTTCGACCTGGACGCCGACCAGATCGAGGCGGTGGTTTACGGAGGCACCGGACGATGA
- a CDS encoding NADPH-dependent FMN reductase, whose protein sequence is MSQDPLRLVILTASLQPGRLGPIVTGWFADRARRRTDLSVDVIDASAELPPVERSTAARTAVGRRLAAADAFVVVTPEYNHSFPGPLKHLIDQYTAEWRAKPVGFVSYGGISGGLRAVEQLRLVFAELHAATIRNTVSFHRARERFDGDGNPKDPDSETAATALLEQLSWWAHALRDARTARPYVA, encoded by the coding sequence ATGTCCCAGGACCCTCTCCGCCTCGTGATCCTCACGGCGAGCCTGCAGCCGGGCCGGCTCGGCCCGATCGTGACCGGCTGGTTCGCCGACCGCGCCCGACGGCGAACGGACCTGAGCGTCGATGTCATCGACGCCTCGGCGGAACTGCCGCCGGTGGAACGCTCAACGGCGGCGCGCACCGCGGTGGGCCGGCGCCTGGCGGCGGCCGACGCCTTCGTCGTGGTGACCCCCGAGTACAACCACAGCTTCCCCGGCCCGCTGAAGCACCTGATCGACCAGTACACCGCCGAATGGCGGGCCAAGCCGGTCGGTTTCGTCTCCTACGGCGGCATCTCCGGCGGCCTGCGCGCGGTGGAACAGCTCCGCCTGGTCTTCGCCGAACTGCACGCCGCCACCATCCGCAACACCGTCAGCTTCCACCGCGCCCGGGAACGCTTCGACGGCGACGGCAACCCCAAAGACCCCGACAGCGAAACCGCCGCCACCGCCCTGCTCGAGCAGCTCTCCTGGTGGGCCCACGCCCTGCGCGACGCCCGAACCGCCCGCCCTTACGTGGCTTGA
- a CDS encoding AAA family ATPase yields MLAASADHVKALVRAHAAGDEEGFYAVALQMAAKAARQGHNRLAAELRDLIDRAKAEQVPQVGPTPVIRPKGELAELVTAEYPQVRLRDMTLSKTVRAALQRILHEQRQRARLESYGFEPIHRVLLVGPPGTGKSMTGAALAGELGLPLFTVRLDGLISRFMGETAAKLRIIFEATKKTRAVYLFDEFDAIGAERTAANDVGEARRILNSFLLFLDETRPESPVIAATNHPQLLDRALFRRFDSVIAYDLPDRGQAKEVLRRRLQMMDTTEVDWSAAESHSAGLSHAELVRAAESAAKDAILRGEEAVSTAALIAALNERASARRE; encoded by the coding sequence GTGTTGGCGGCCTCGGCAGACCACGTCAAAGCCCTCGTCAGGGCCCACGCGGCAGGTGATGAGGAGGGCTTCTACGCCGTCGCCCTGCAGATGGCCGCCAAGGCGGCGCGCCAGGGACACAACCGGCTGGCGGCCGAGCTGCGGGACCTGATCGACCGGGCCAAGGCCGAGCAGGTGCCCCAGGTAGGCCCCACCCCGGTCATCAGGCCGAAGGGCGAGCTGGCCGAGCTGGTCACCGCCGAGTACCCGCAGGTCCGGCTGCGTGACATGACGTTGTCCAAGACGGTGCGCGCGGCACTGCAGCGGATCCTGCACGAGCAGCGGCAACGCGCCCGCCTGGAGTCCTATGGCTTCGAACCGATTCACCGGGTACTGCTGGTGGGGCCGCCGGGCACCGGCAAGAGCATGACAGGGGCCGCGCTGGCCGGGGAACTCGGATTGCCCCTGTTCACCGTCCGGCTGGACGGGCTGATCAGCCGGTTCATGGGAGAGACCGCGGCCAAGCTGCGGATCATCTTCGAGGCGACCAAGAAGACCCGGGCGGTGTACCTGTTCGACGAATTCGACGCCATCGGCGCGGAACGCACCGCCGCAAACGACGTCGGAGAGGCCCGCCGTATCCTGAATTCCTTCTTGCTCTTTCTGGACGAGACACGACCGGAGAGCCCGGTCATCGCCGCGACGAACCACCCCCAACTCTTGGACCGTGCGCTTTTCCGCAGGTTCGACTCGGTCATCGCCTATGACCTACCCGACCGAGGCCAGGCCAAAGAAGTCCTGCGGAGACGCCTGCAGATGATGGACACCACGGAAGTCGACTGGTCGGCGGCCGAAAGCCACTCAGCTGGTTTGAGCCACGCCGAACTGGTCCGAGCGGCCGAATCCGCCGCCAAAGACGCCATCCTACGGGGGGAAGAGGCGGTGTCCACCGCAGCTCTGATCGCCGCTCTGAACGAGCGCGCGAGCGCTCGCCGTGAGTGA
- a CDS encoding right-handed parallel beta-helix repeat-containing protein, producing MSMPLAVDAREHGLVGDGTTNDQPALAALVDALGAAYAADGLPRTIHVPPGRYAIHDQGIVWRSGVSLVGAGPGATCFVLANPGAPTSPVPLAWFTTAQHGAGPDNYVADVTFAHFEIDGSGVELPAYDVLSKGLGLQYVLRGRFRDLYIHDTPATGFGCDFLQDTIVEGVLAVRCGRLDNGEQMGGAGLGIGIGGWGPVERLTVTGCTALGNGTNGIFVELQKEYWTPPRGIVITACHAQDNRFGISDWGADGLLVSSCTMIGNHEAGFDVSSLGTTAVAGRGGRVTGCLIDGNVRDGVRVGNTPGPYAFHGNRISNNGRYGYWEHNLTRGLHETVTDVVLESNDIRDNGLDGVRVDAPMRNCEISGNRMHNNGRRAAPGTSGGGPRVRFTELSMIDEKADWLPGGHRGKRLTVGEQSALVVDNTRTELTLAPARPGARTAWRYGTPPNGSPYHLPGPPADRPGLTVAAPVTGSRLRGNRMWDDQPSPTQTHGVWITKEGGWAGGRVTENDLSGNPAPVRFDTPPQDTRWHANEE from the coding sequence ATGTCCATGCCGCTGGCAGTCGACGCCCGGGAACACGGTCTGGTCGGCGACGGGACCACCAACGACCAGCCCGCGCTCGCCGCACTGGTCGACGCGCTGGGAGCGGCCTACGCCGCAGACGGCCTCCCCCGGACCATCCACGTCCCTCCCGGCCGCTATGCGATTCACGACCAGGGCATCGTCTGGCGCAGCGGCGTGTCGCTGGTGGGCGCCGGGCCCGGCGCCACCTGCTTCGTGCTGGCCAATCCCGGTGCCCCCACCTCGCCGGTGCCGCTGGCGTGGTTCACCACCGCCCAGCACGGCGCCGGGCCGGACAACTACGTGGCGGACGTCACCTTCGCGCACTTTGAGATCGACGGGTCCGGGGTGGAGCTGCCGGCCTATGACGTGCTGTCCAAGGGGCTGGGCCTGCAGTACGTGCTGCGGGGCCGCTTCCGCGACCTGTACATCCACGACACCCCGGCCACCGGTTTCGGCTGCGACTTCCTGCAGGACACGATCGTGGAGGGCGTGCTGGCCGTGCGCTGCGGCCGGCTGGACAACGGGGAGCAGATGGGCGGGGCCGGCCTGGGCATCGGCATCGGCGGCTGGGGGCCGGTCGAACGGCTGACCGTGACGGGCTGCACCGCCCTGGGCAACGGCACCAACGGCATCTTCGTGGAGTTGCAGAAGGAGTACTGGACGCCGCCGCGCGGCATCGTCATCACCGCCTGCCACGCCCAGGACAACCGGTTCGGCATCTCCGACTGGGGCGCCGACGGGCTGCTGGTCTCCTCCTGCACGATGATCGGCAACCACGAGGCCGGGTTCGATGTGTCCTCGCTGGGCACCACGGCCGTGGCCGGCCGGGGCGGCCGCGTCACCGGCTGCCTCATCGACGGCAACGTCCGCGACGGCGTCCGGGTCGGCAACACCCCCGGCCCGTACGCGTTCCACGGCAACCGCATCAGCAACAACGGCCGCTACGGCTACTGGGAGCACAACCTGACCCGCGGCCTGCACGAGACGGTCACGGACGTGGTGCTGGAGTCCAACGACATCCGGGACAACGGCCTCGACGGGGTCCGGGTCGACGCCCCGATGCGCAACTGTGAGATCTCCGGCAACCGGATGCACAACAACGGCCGCCGCGCCGCGCCGGGCACCTCCGGCGGCGGCCCCCGGGTGCGCTTCACCGAGCTGTCCATGATCGACGAGAAGGCCGACTGGCTCCCCGGCGGGCACCGCGGCAAGCGCCTCACCGTGGGCGAGCAGAGCGCCCTGGTGGTGGACAACACCCGCACCGAGCTGACGCTGGCCCCCGCCCGCCCCGGCGCGCGCACCGCCTGGCGCTACGGCACGCCCCCCAACGGTTCGCCTTACCACCTTCCCGGTCCGCCCGCCGACCGCCCCGGCCTCACCGTCGCCGCTCCCGTGACCGGTTCCCGCCTGCGCGGCAACCGCATGTGGGACGACCAGCCCTCCCCGACTCAGACCCACGGCGTCTGGATCACCAAGGAGGGCGGCTGGGCCGGCGGCCGCGTCACCGAGAACGACCTGAGCGGCAACCCCGCCCCCGTCCGTTTCGACACGCCGCCCCAGGACACTCGCTGGCACGCCAACGAGGAGTGA
- a CDS encoding NADPH:quinone oxidoreductase family protein, with product MMRAVRVTSLDGPDAVEIGEVPEPVPGDGRVIVEVHAAGAAFPDVLLTRGEYQIRMEPPFTPGAEVSGIVRHAPEGAPVRVGERVAAFPGTGGFAEQVAVDPRLVFGVPDRVPLEAAAALPLNYLTVHFALTRRGGLREGETVLVHGAAGGIGTAAVQLARVMGARVIAVVSSAAKGEVARKAGAHEVVLAEGFKDAVKELTSGRGVDMVVDPVGGDRFTDSLRSLAREGRLLVIGFAAGQIPTVKVNRLLLNNTAVIGVGWPELWLHEMDYVQRQWADLRPHLESGAIDPVLGPSFPLEDAAEALRVLDRRQATGKVLLKVR from the coding sequence ATGATGCGTGCAGTGCGGGTGACCAGCCTCGACGGGCCGGACGCGGTGGAGATCGGGGAGGTGCCCGAGCCGGTGCCGGGCGACGGGAGGGTGATCGTCGAGGTGCACGCCGCCGGGGCGGCCTTTCCCGATGTGCTGCTGACGCGGGGCGAGTACCAGATCAGGATGGAGCCGCCCTTCACCCCCGGCGCGGAGGTGTCCGGCATTGTGCGGCATGCGCCCGAAGGCGCGCCGGTGCGGGTCGGGGAGCGGGTGGCCGCCTTCCCCGGGACGGGTGGGTTCGCCGAGCAGGTGGCCGTCGATCCCCGGCTGGTCTTCGGGGTGCCGGACCGGGTGCCGCTGGAGGCCGCCGCCGCGCTGCCGCTGAACTACCTGACGGTGCATTTCGCTCTCACCCGGCGGGGCGGGCTGCGGGAGGGCGAGACGGTGCTGGTGCACGGCGCCGCCGGGGGGATCGGGACGGCCGCGGTGCAGTTGGCGCGGGTCATGGGCGCGCGGGTGATCGCGGTGGTGTCCAGTGCGGCCAAGGGCGAGGTGGCGCGCAAGGCCGGGGCCCACGAGGTGGTGCTCGCCGAAGGGTTCAAGGACGCCGTCAAGGAGCTGACCTCCGGGCGCGGCGTGGACATGGTCGTCGACCCGGTGGGCGGGGACCGGTTCACCGACTCCCTGCGCAGCCTGGCCCGCGAGGGGCGGCTGCTGGTCATCGGGTTCGCCGCCGGGCAGATCCCGACCGTGAAGGTGAACCGGCTGCTGCTGAACAACACCGCCGTGATCGGCGTCGGGTGGCCGGAGCTGTGGCTGCACGAGATGGACTACGTCCAGCGGCAGTGGGCCGATCTGCGTCCCCACCTGGAGTCCGGGGCGATCGACCCGGTGCTGGGGCCGTCCTTCCCCTTGGAGGACGCCGCGGAGGCACTGCGCGTGCTGGACCGGCGGCAGGCCACCGGGAAGGTGCTGCTGAAGGTTCGCTGA
- a CDS encoding TetR/AcrR family transcriptional regulator yields the protein MKADPELEHITDVALRLFAVLGFDGTSTEMIAAAAGWDVDTFVARTGGRLKLYLTIMERIQRAEHEALRAAAASAAPGLPGLLQLADAYLDFHAAEPRFQWMWMHRWMGDAADTVELESYRESLTSLIADFVRPLVPEDVDVDYLLWTIVWSVAGFLTGGVVHSDVRARPARGFLDADRIEGVDPRELAAFRSFLHVFIKRMVAPA from the coding sequence ATGAAGGCTGATCCGGAACTCGAGCACATCACGGACGTGGCCTTGCGGCTGTTCGCCGTCCTGGGCTTCGACGGCACCTCCACGGAGATGATCGCCGCCGCCGCCGGATGGGACGTCGACACCTTCGTGGCGCGGACCGGCGGCAGGCTCAAGCTGTACCTGACGATCATGGAGCGGATCCAGCGGGCCGAGCACGAGGCGCTGCGGGCCGCGGCGGCCTCGGCCGCTCCGGGCCTGCCGGGGCTGCTCCAGCTCGCCGACGCCTACCTGGACTTCCACGCCGCCGAGCCGCGCTTTCAGTGGATGTGGATGCACCGCTGGATGGGCGATGCGGCCGACACCGTCGAACTGGAGTCCTACCGCGAGTCGCTGACCTCCCTCATCGCCGATTTCGTGCGTCCCCTGGTGCCCGAGGACGTGGATGTGGACTACCTGCTGTGGACGATCGTCTGGTCCGTCGCCGGTTTCCTGACCGGCGGCGTCGTCCACAGCGACGTGCGGGCCAGGCCCGCGCGGGGCTTTTTGGACGCCGACCGGATCGAGGGCGTCGATCCGCGCGAGCTGGCCGCCTTCCGCTCCTTCCTGCACGTGTTCATCAAACGCATGGTCGCTCCCGCATGA